The proteins below come from a single Zea mays cultivar B73 chromosome 8, Zm-B73-REFERENCE-NAM-5.0, whole genome shotgun sequence genomic window:
- the LOC103634833 gene encoding probable LRR receptor-like serine/threonine-protein kinase At3g47570, with translation MVKHRDPVNLLVLSASMCLLWTLAAATQANDEAALDAIKVAAVHGGPGGYGDVLASWNGSAGGGGGYCSWEGVRCRGSGRRRRVVALFLPSRGLTGVLSPAVGNLSSLRLLNLSSNALSGAIPASLGRLRHLRALDLSYNAFSGKLSAANLSSCTSLVDLRLQSNHLRGGLPSELGNKLARLEELILFRNNLTGTVPESIGNLSSLRVMSLAFNQLQGAIPRSLGSIVGLTRLDLAFNYLSGEPPRSLYNLSSLERLQIQANKLNGTIPAEIGSRFPSMSILSLSWNQFTGSIPASLTNLTTLQRVELSVNMLHGRVPPALGRLRGLQLLYLFQNELEADDRNGWEFMASLSNCTQLQDLNIADNSFTGRLPGSVGNLSTTALQILRLEYNDGISGSIPSAIGNLASLELLGLGFTSVSGVLPDSMGKLGNLARLGLYNTQVSGLIPTSIGNLSRLIELYAQHANLEGAIPTSFGQLKNLISLDLANNRLNSSIPAEVFELPLLSKYLDLSSNSLSGPLPPQVGSLVNLNSMDLSGNQLSGELPDSIGECIMLQGLWLEDNSLEGEIPQSLKNMTDLLALNLSMNKLSGTIPEGIGAIRNLQQLDLAHNNLSGPIPTSLQNLTSLSELDLSFNSLQGQVPEGGIFRISRNFSVAGNSGLCGGIPQLRLQPCRKNSLKKGSKKRRVKSLTIALATTSAFLFLAFMALVFGLIYWKRRRQRVKQSSFRPPMIEEQYEKVSYHALENGTGGFSETNLLGRGSFGTVYRCSFQDEEGTTLAAVKVFDLEQSGSSRSFVAECEALRRVRHRCLMKIITCCSSIDRQGREFKALVFEFMPNGSLGDWLHPKPSTSSMPTVSNTLSIVQRLNVAVDVMDGLDYLHNHCQPPIVHCDLKPSNILLAQDMSARVGDFGISRILPEIARSNTLQNSSSTAGIRGSIGYVAPEYGEGSCVSTLGDVYSVGILLLEMFTGRSPTDEMFRGSLDLHRFSEDALPERIWEIADAKMWLHTNTNHVATAETENCLVSVVALGVSCSKKQPRERTPIQVAAIQMHDIRDSYCKFARSLVTELE, from the exons ATGGTAAAGCACCGAGACCCAGTGAACCTGCTGGTGCTGTCCGCCTCCATGTGCCTGCTTTGGACTCTCGCGGCGGCCACACAGGCCAACGACGAGGCCGCACTTGACGCCATCAAGGTCGCGGCGGTCCATGGCGGGCCTGGCGGCTATGGAGACGTACTTGCCTCGTGGAACGGTAgcgcaggcggcggcggcgggtacTGCAGCTGGGAAGGGGTGAGGTGCCGAGGCAGCGGCAGGCGGCGTCGAGTGGTGGCGCTGTTCCTACCCTCTCGCGGGCTCACCGGCGTCCTCTCCCCGGCGGTTGGTAACCTTTCGTCCCTGAGGCTTCTCAACCTGAGCTCCAACGCCCTCAGCGGCGCCATCCCCGCGAGCCTCGGCCGCCTGCGCCACCTCCGTGCGCTTGACCTAAGCTACAACGCCTTCTCCGGTAAGCTCTCCGCCGCCAACCTAAGCTCATGCACCAGCCTGGTGGACTTGCGCCTCCAGTCCAACCACCTCCGCGGAGGCCTGCCCTCTGAGCTCGGCAACAAGCTCGCACGCCTCGAGGAGCTCATACTGTTTCGAAACAACCTCACTGGCACCGTACCGGAGTCCATAGGCAACCTGTCGTCGCTTCGTGTCATGTCCCTCGCATTCAACCAGCTACAGGGCGCCATCCCTCGTAGCCTCGGCAGCATCGTAGGCCTCACGAGACTTGACCTCGCCTTCAACTACCTCTCCGGCGAGCCCCCACGCTCTCTGTACAACCTGTCGTCGCTGGAAAGACTGCAGATCCAAGCGAACAAGCTCAATGGTACCATCCCCGCCGAGATCGGCAGCAGATTTCCCAGCATGTCGATCCTTAGCCTCTCTTGGAACCAGTTCACGGGATCCATCCCCGCTTCGCTCACTAACCTCACGACGCTCCAGCGGGTCGAGCTCTCTGTAAACATGCTCCACGGGCGCGTGCCTCCGGCGCTGGGGAGACTCAGAGGTCTGCAGCTCCTGTACTTGTTCCAAAACGAGCTGGAAGCAGACGACAGAAACGGGTGGGAATTCATGGCTTCCCTGTCAAACTGTACCCAGCTCCAGGATCTAAACATCGCCGACAACAGCTTCACAGGGCGGCTGCCAGGTTCGGTAGGCAACCTCTCGACGACGGCCCTGCAGATCCTCCGTTTAGAATACAACGACGGGATATCCGGAAGCATCCCCTCAGCCATCGGCAACCTGGCCAGCCTTGAACTCCTCGGTCTGGGGTTCACGTCCGTCTCCGGCGTGCTTCCGGACAGCATGGGCAAGCTAGGAAACTTGGCTCGGTTAGGTCTGTACAACACTCAGGTGTCAGGCCTCATACCGACATCCATCGGAAACCTCTCGAGGTTGATTGAGCTGTACGCGCAGCATGCCAACCTGGAGGGCGCAATTCCAACGAGCTTCGGACAGCTGAAGAACCTAATATCCCTTGATCTAGCTAATAACCGTCTCAACAGTTCGATCCCCGCAGAGGTTTTCGAACTGCCACTCCTCTCCAAGTACTTGGACTTGTCGTCTAACTCGCTGTCAGGCCCTCTTCCTCCTCAAGTCGGTAGCTTGGTGAACCTTAACAGCATGGATCTATCTGGAAACCAGCTATCCGGCGAGCTACCTGACAGCATCGGGGAGTGCATCATGCTGCAGGGGCTTTGGTTGGAGGATAACTCATTGGAGGGGGAGATACCCCAGTCTCTCAAGAATATGACGGATCTACTCGCACTCAACCTGTCCATGAACAAGCTATCCGGCACTATTCCAGAAGGCATCGGTGCCATTCGCAACCTTCAGCAACTGGATCTAGCACACAACAACTTGTCAGGGCCGATCCCAACGTCGTTGCAGAACTTGACATCACTGTCAGAGTTAGATCTGTCCTTCAACAGTCTACAAGGCCAAGTGCCAGAGGGAGGAATATTCAGGATTTCCCGAAACTTTTCAGTCGCCGGGAACAGTGGGCTTTGTGGCGGCATACCTCAGCTTCGTTTACAGCCATGCCGCAAGAACTCTCTGAAGAAAGGAAGCAAGAAGAGGCGGGTCAAGTCTCTTACGATAGCTCTAGCAACAACATCAGCGTTCCTGTTTCTGGCCTTTATGGCACTTGTCTTTGGGTTGATCTACTGGAAGCGCAGACGACAAAGGGTCAAGCAGAGCTCGTTCCGGCCACCAATGATCGAGGAACAGTACGAAAAGGTTTCTTACCATGCATTAGAAAACGGAACCGGCGGGTTTTCAGAGACCAACTTGCTCGGTAGAGGAAGCTTTGGGACAGTCTATAGATGCTCCTTTCAAGACGAGGAGGGGACTACTCTTGCCGCGGTCAAGGTTTTCGACCTCGAGCAATCTGGATCTAGTAGAAGCTTTGTGGCCGAGTGCGAGGCGCTGCGAAGGGTGCGTCACCGTTGCCTCATGAAGATCATCACGTGTTGCTCGAGCATCGACCGCCAGGGCCGGGAGTTCAAGGCTCTGGTTTTTGAGTTCATGCCAAATGGTAGCCTAGGTGACTGGCTTCATCCAAAACCTAGCACTAGCAGCATGCCCACAGTGAGTAACACTCTTAGCATCGTACAGAGGCTCAACGTTGCTGTAGATGTCATGGACGGTCTGGATTACCTTCACAACCACTGTCAGCCACCAATCGTTCACTGCGATCTCAAGCCAAGCAACATCCTTCTCGCACAGGACATGAGTGCCCGGGTCGGAGACTTTGGCATATCAAGGATCCTTCCAGAGATTGCAAGAAGTAACACCCTGCAGAATTCAAGCAGCACAGCTGGAATAAGAGGCTCCATCGGCTACGTTGCTCCAG AGTACGGTGAAGGGTCTTGTGTTTCGACTCTTGGAGATGTTTATAGCGTGGGCATACTGTTGCTTGAGATGTTCACGGGAAGGAGCCCAACTGATGAGATGTTCAGAGGATCATTGGACTTGCACAGGTTTTCAGAGGATGCTCTCCCAGAGAGAATCTGGGAGATAGCCgatgcaaaaatgtggttgcacaCAAACACCAACCATGTCGCCACAGCTGAAACTGAGAACTGCTTGGTTTCTGTCGTCGCTCTCGGAGTTTCTTGCTCAAAGAAGCAGCCAAGAGAGAGGACGCCGATACAGGTCGCAGCCATCCAAATGCATGATATCAGAGATTCCTACTGCAAGTTTGCCAGATCTCTTGTCACAGAACTCGAGTAG